The genomic window cgtacacaaaagtttggggggtttaagggaacaaaatccccataaattttttatggggtggacaaatttcactataattttgttttaagatgttcctgacataagaattatacatgtccattttcaataaaaaatctctaatagttttcgatatattgaaaaaaatcgattttcattttgtaacttcaaagggctgtaactttttttgtgagcacatttgtactaaggtaagttaggttcaatcaaactatttttgaccccagaatgtgtggtataatttatgaccattcttttcgggacaccctgtataaccgagttacagagtgttttatcgattttgcccatttctttctggagccataactttagaaccaccttgtatatttttttggtatttggtacacatatgtcacgTTTAGAACataaaccacccaactactaatcacaagaaaaatccaaaTCCGGatgaaacaaaattataaatccattgtgaccttgaaacaacatcctgtacaatattgaaattttcaaaacccgtttgcaaatttgaaaagagctttaatggagcttccattttttgcgcacACAATTCAatggctttaattttgaaattatgtcgaaatttttaagaactcgaactttcaaaacaaaaatttcgatataatttcaaaattaatgtcattaaattgtctgcgcaaaaaattgaaccgagcaattaaacttagtttttgtgctcttttcaaactTGCAGACGattttgaaaatttgaatatacagggtgctgTTTCAAGGTcactattttaaaaaaaattttgttaatccggacctgaatttttcttgtgattaataaatgggtcgttgcaatgtagtaaataagtattgattatttttaaaatgagtattaaTTTGTTctttaactttaataatttattattaacagttaATAATactcagagttcttaaaaatttcaatataatttaaaatcaagtcattaaattgtctgcctcactccaaaacacgcctcaaacacatcggcacactatcaaataatttgaaaaaacacgtgaaatttgacaaatagtttgattacagggccctttagttagccttcgggccgcagGTCGAGTATCACTGGTCtagataataatttatttaaaaacttttCAAGAACGTCAAATAAAAAGAAACTGGAATATCACTGGTTTAGCACCGGAACTACCACTTTTCTCTGTCTTTTTTAGATTCCCACAACTCTGGGCGTAAATGTATTTCGTTAATAAAATCTATAATCCTCGCATTGGAccaattattaattaataattaaataaataatcaaaacaaAATTGCAAGTTTTTCGCTCGGCAAGCGATCGACCGGCAATTATTGTAAAACAATACTGGcgatactaaaaaataaaaatgtgtggcTATTACCGGCTATATGGCCGATACATACCAAAAACATTCCCATATAATGCATAGTCTGGCCGTCAGTGTTATACCAATATTGCCAGCGCTAGTGTTGTAGTCACATTTTACAGTAAAAATATTGCTCGTTTAGAGGCACCTTTAGTAGCTTTAGTACCCAATAAAACAAAGTATTTTctgttttgaaaattattttatattgaaaaaatagaCTCAGTTACATAAATGCAAATGAACTAACATTGGAATggtaaaaaatctcaaaaaagtaCCTACAATTATAAAATTGAGTTGTCAAATGCAAATAACTGTATATTATTTCTAAAGCCTTTAGAAGACTTTAACGTATGAGAATTATATAcatataatttatatttaaagGATTGCACAATACGAAATAAAcggaaatatatcaaaaatccaaattaaacatatatttttaaataaaatataagatTTACAAGATTAAGCCATGCGGATTGATTGGATGATTTGGAAAACGGCGGATCCACATACTACAAACACAAAAAGTGCCAATAGCCATGGTCCTACAGGTGATGATTCTTGACTTTGTTTCTGGAAAAGAAAACAATATGAATTaatataaaacataaaacaatATAAGTAAACAATAATCATCTATGAGAATTGCTAAACCAAGAGCCAACGAATTAACTTTTTGAGCTAAAAACAGGTAATAATGCagttactgaaggtggatatgaaccATTACctccatgggcgcccatacccatgggcagggggggagcgtgcccccctagcttttcgggtgctttaaactatatatggttatccaaagtatacaaaatataatatgCAACATTTTCACGTCTGgcccccccctgaaaatttttatatgggcgccggTGATTACCtttgatttcgttgaacctccatcgatttgcatgaaaattggtcagtggttagaggatatctcaagaaacaaaggtgacatggtgccaacttgcgcttttaccctggggatgtatgccaccccttctcggggtgaaaattattttattaagaataaccccataattcgatagagggacaaattctaagcaaaatttattatatacattacttaatcagtagacccatttgtacctttcATTGTTGGGGcgtttataatacaattcattaaattacaatattttacaatcttctgaggtgtcctagCTCTAAACGAACtctctccattccttcctattggatgccatctgtgttgcttcctgccaagtcttacccttactctgcagtatctgcgatatgtcactgttccattctttaatGGGTCTTCCTCTTCTGTTCTTCCCTATTGGTTTGGAGTCCCACACTCTTTTTACTTGTCTATTATTGTCCAcccgggttagatgtccgaaccatgccaattttttctccttgattgagtcgagtataggtttgaatttattatataaagttatgaaaataaatcacagttttttgagttattaaagatcaaagattttgatttttcgtgagaaaaatgcatgttttgaatcgatttttcacaaatatctcaaaaactataagtttttacaaaaaagatattataaccaaaattgaagctaataaaaaattaaaaaacgaaataaactccttactagaaaaaccttttagtgttaacttaAAGTAAGGTATAGTTaaattaatgtatatttttttcgacgagtacccaaatctaagtacagtagagcgtcgataatccgaactaattggtacaggggtagttcggattatcaaattgttcggattatcgaacaaatgttcaaaatacatacaaagctcataaacatagtaagaacatatgtacatacgttttagttacaaggaataaaacacctgcataataaacaaatatgtaTATTGTAAATTggatgtatttctgcataaacaaaacaaaaatccgcggtcatattttgcccatattgtcatattaaatccaaaaattcggtccgcgatcatattttttaattttgtcattttttcgttcggattaccagggttcggattatcgacgctctactgtattcaagcttaaacaacgggaaaattatgcattttataccataaacttattaaacatttgacaaagttcttagaaatatctatcaaatgagcacCCGAACGAGTCGATTGCTccaaatttatactccaaaattttttcaaaaatttatcttttaaaaatttttccattcACCtcaaaaccatttgaaagttaattccaagggctattaaaccacgctaaatctaatcttttaaaccccttacttttttaaaaataaaaggttaaatggccccggttacatggttttcgcagcaaaatttaagctttcaacgtttctatctcggttactttttacttttatttgatagatattctgAAGTATGTACTTTGAAAAGTATTtataaggtatattttataaaatgcatcatattacccataactcactttgaattaacattagtttagttctttaagtgaggtgtatgtattcattttttattgtcttcaattttgacaataataacgtttttgtaaaagattgcagtttttgagttatacgtgaaaaatagctttaaaacaagcattttttacgaaaaaataaaatgtttgatcataaattttgctgagaatgtattcctctatcgatttatggtattatttttaataaaataattttcaccccctagaaggggtTGCATCcgccccagggtaaaagcgcaagttcacatcatgtcacctttgtcccttgtggtattctctaactactttccaattttcatgaaaatcgatgaaggttcaacgaaatcggaggtgaaaaccttcagtgactgtactAGTAAAGGACGGCGCGCATTGAATCGGCTCAGACCAGTCGGCTCGGAACGGTACGATTAGGGCGCTTCCAAGGTGCACGCTGGTTTTCAGAGTCAGCGCCGAGTCCGTGTTCAAATAACCCTTTTATTCAGTTGTCAACTCGCCGGTGCACTTTGGACAGGCCCGTTTAAATACGAAGGATTATTCGAACACGGACTCGGCGCTGACTCCGAAAACCAGCGTGCACCTTGGACTGCCCTTTCGGCAAAGTGTATCGCGCACTGACACTCTCCTCGGCAGTTTCGTTCGTATCAGCAACCGTTtgatatatatgttatagtcaaagcccgaatttcagtcactcctaggtttgactaggcaatcctcaggtctgactgacggtcttagtcaaagcccgaaataaattacagtttcggcctttgactagtcaaacctaggagagactaagttggtcaggcaaaggtcgaaatttaattttatgaaatcggggtttgactagtcgaaccccgatcagctattaaaatgtcgtaatttgttagattaggtttaataaaaggtcattttttaattttattgtttattatttttatattgtcgtaattaaaataaataaattagtagatagaaggcattatatttaatttcgattcagagatcattaccatctttctatggaccatttcgaactcttttgttctcatcaggaaagcaactGTAATGATGCTCTCAACTTTAATAGAGCATCATTACagttgctttcctgatgagaacaaaagagttcgcaatggtccatagaaagatgataattatctctgaatcgaaattaaatataatgccttttatctacccacggttttactcacgtatcgagtactaggaagcagatttgttgatctttacctcggtgaattgatatgttgtggagtgcaactatgtagactccccatgtctataCATTCATCACCCTTCTCCTTTCAATTTTTAGAAGtatgggaataggtataagagagaatctgtttcccaactaagaaatccaaagattttattatttttaaacctttatttgtttgaaaatggagtcttttgggtttcgacattttGTTAAATAAATTAGTGTTTAGTCTCACAtcttgaggcattatggcatttagtttttcttaaatatccccagaacacttctatttagaaagacgaaaactggtacgcttatttatcttctagagataaatcgattccatcaataattacgaatttctagtaccagtcataggcgtccgttttgagtaggggaacggttattttatcgcataatttttttgtctttaacttctaagcatttttgacacggACTATTAAATTATGAGACATTCTAATGCTAAAATGTATCTTACTTTAAGtctataaaatgcaccgttttctagaaaaatcgatttgaaaatttttagttttttgaatttgaaaacaATTTTCAGTAGTtgaattgcacgagagctctaaaattatcaacgtgtttcccgagtgacactttgacagttttatgtcaaaaattatgTCAAGGTGgcacaagtcgataataattttagagatcgagggtaattcgctgaggttatttcatgaataaaactgtatttttaaataattttaactaatattttattgatatcttcacccgaatatttgctaaacgtgtttcttggtgttctctgtgacaagttgtaaaacattaattgtcattaatgtcactgaatgttcatttttgcatagTACCGAAGGGCATCAGACGTAATGCTTGAcaacgggatattatcaaaaattatcgggtataatatcacaagagtgTGTATCACagtgtcaaaactaggaaactggttgccattaaatagaaacaatctacttaaaaaaaattatatcggtaattttctacagtagataattctcagtataattttaatctgattggacagaattaaacacgcgatcaaatatcttactatacgattggaagttaaaatcattaaaaaataatcactttaatttttatttttgtagctttctattggtgaGAATCTCCTATgagtgaaataatcaaaaaacacggtgtattttaccgacttaaagcaaaagtagctattagtactagaataccacataatttaatcatcaagtatcaaaaatgcttaaaaattagagacaaaaagttatgcgataaaataaccgtcgacctacccaaaacgaacgcaTATGACCTGTACTAAAATTTTGGAAAAcacgtaccaattttcgtttttgtaaatagttttttttgtttttcaaattaaaaaaaaaacgaaaaattttcaaattgactTTTCTAGAAACGGTGCATTCTACCGACTTagagcaaaagtaccttttaatactataatacctcacaatttaataatccagtgtcaaaagtgCTTAGAAGTCaatgacaaaaaagttatgcgattaaatatccgttgccctacccaaaacagactcgatttatctctgggagatccgtaccagttttcgtttctctaaatagaagtgttctggagatacttaagaaaaactaaatgtcataatgcctcaacatgtgagaatcaacactaattttttttattttagttacgacaatataaaaataataaacgttaaaattaaaaaatggagttttattaaacctaatctaacaaattacgacattttaatagctgatcgagtcaaaccccgatttcataaaattaaatttcgacctttgcctgacccgcttagtctctcctaggtttgactagtcaaaggccgaaactgtaatttatttcgggctttgactaagaccgtcagtcagacctgaggattgcctagtcaaacctaggagtgcctgaaattcgggctttgactataacatatagaCTTAAATACTTAAGGAGTAGTtaatcgaaaacatctacttccataatcgaatacaggcaaagataaatggaaaaccaacacagtttataccagcaCAAAGCGGAgtgagacaaggtgactcgttaagctcACTGCtctaatataataatggacgaaataatacaagcagtacgtaaaggtcatggttatagattggggaacaaagaaatccaaatattatgttatgcaggacagaagacgatctccaaagattaacacagctcacaacagccaagaaatacaatatgatatcagcagaaaaaaacaaatgtaggacaacatctaaatactcactacgatgtaaaatagaaatgtatgggaaaataataaagcaggaagcaaggtttagataccTGGGAATAGATCTaactagttacggagatgttgaagaagtacgacaacaaagcttaaaagcaagtaaagcgccGGGATCTGTTattgacacaatctggaagaacaaacgcCTAAgacaaagaatactccatccaacggatggatggagtattctttgtcTAAGACAAGACAAGACACAAAAActagaatctataaagcagcagttagacctatattgacatacacggcggagacaagacctgacacatctaaaacgagacgactactaaaaGCAACAGatatgaaaatacttcgacgaatatcagggaaaaggctgttggatagggagagaagcgaaaacataagagcatgcaatgtagaagacataaatagaTGGGTGATAAAATGGAAagaggagtggaacgaacacattagtagaatggcagaggataggatagtatgaatagcacgagataagtcaccaaatggacgaagaagtattggcagactaAGAAAAAGATGGTaagataatttaaacaatttagaaggctaatattaaagaagaaacaggctttaaagcctgcatacaagaaagaaaaagaagagtAGTTAATCGAAATGAATTAAATATGCAAAACCTTAAGGCGGTGTAAAAAAAATTGGGatacatatttttcaattatattttaaagtGCGTATAATCTTTTTAATTAAGATTCTTAGGAAATTGTAACGTTAGCAATTAGGCTAAAAGTTTTGGAGTAAATGATACCGGAAAATACCAAACCATACTACCGGAGTTTCACTTAAAATATTTACCTTCAAAAATACATGTCAGCATCAGCAATCCTCATGAGATTCTAAGAAACATATGACGTATTtgcactaaaaataaaataagaaaagatACCTGGATAGGAGTACCTAGCTTGTTTACAAAAAACCTGTTCTCTGCTTAGGAATTTGCATTCGTGagtacataaaaaatatttttttgtatttttattttgatcgtTAGCAAATAAATTTTCCATGTAGAGACGAAAGGTGCCCCTTGCAAAAAATGAGAATGAGATGcattaaactaaaattttatagatttatGGAATAAATCATAATAATACAACACATATACTTATTTGCAGCATTGAAGAGATTAACAACAAACTtaatacagtgcactggaataagtgttacccactcttattaacttatttatttttaacacataagcaaaacgctcggacaggtcgatttttaaaagagtcatagtatattatagcatcaatgtttcgaactttacgtgatccctcttcaggtgacaggcataactttgatttttttaaatgggaaaataCATCATGTGATAattcatttaaaagcttttgaaatactgattacaaaaatgtataatactttaatcatttttgagagcgtgggcgcaaaatttcggtcgaattctttttaaatatattcatttttttcgaatcctgagaaaactaataagtatttttgaaaaattttaaacgcagaatgaaatattacagtaatatcgagggtcgaaagtccctgagaattattttaataagtcaaagggGCGAAaaaaaatttagtctgatttttaatttcaaatatatcattcaaaagaaactgtttattctaacggacttttagccttcggtaataatgtattttttcattctgcgtttacatttttcaaaaatacttattagttttctcaggattcgaaaaaaattaatgcgtttaagaAGTATTCGACataaattttgcgcctacgttcttaaaaaggattaaagtattatacatttttgtaatcagtatttcaaaatcttttaaatgaggtgtcacatgatgtactttcctaaaaaaatcaaagttgtgcctgtcacctcaAGAgaaatcgcgtaaagttcgaaacattgatgctataatacaCTATGTATGATTATTTTAAAAGTCAACCtgttcgagcgttttgcttacgtgctaaaaataaaatgtgctaaaaataaataagttaataagggggggtaacacttatttcagcgcactgtatattttattttccacctacctctaccgaaactATACTTTTCcgaacctgattgtagggagcaaaattgtacttttcctccctagggaggaaaagtaaaagtgacgtcatggtatttcattcatgaaatataacttattgatgccctgtacaatatctagtttctattacgtaagtatctatacattttaacgtttattttgcagaaccctgtattttgcagaatggtaaaaaacagtaaattgttattgtgatttaacaatgtttacattaataatttgacttatatttgacagttatattgtacctacttgttagttttagttctaataaatgttgttggttagttacataaataaattaaataaatgtgGAAAAATGACtagttatttgaggaaggtggaaaaaccatattatgtataacatgggagtaaagtgcattttcctcccttgaatgattccTGCCCTCCGCtacattctcgggaggaaaagtagatATATCACGGACCATAGACTGTCATGTAATTTTAAGTGACTTAAGggtattaaaaattaaaaagttatcgTGTCAGTCATACATGACCGACATGGCGCCCCAAGAAAAAACATTGTGTGGCGCCCCATGAAAGTTTTTGAGAAAGGCGTATGGCAGGCAATGTGTTAATATTTCTTCTCCCTTTTTTTGGAATGCGATTATGTAATCATTTACCCAATACATGTAAGGTTATGCTCGTCTTGCCCAAGGTAATGCACTACCAGGAATCAACTTCCGCTTTACAGATAGATAATTTGAGTGATCGAAGATAAGTGGTCTTTTAATCTTGGTTCTATGATTGCCAACAACAACTTCCttaaagataagaagcttactcagaatactaaactgaaaatttacagagcagtaattagaccagtaatatggtgctgaagtaatgtgtctgacacagaaagagaaagaaagattaaggatcctagagaggaaaataattcggaggataacaggcccactaaacttagctaataatgaatttagcaaactcatgaaccacgaagtaagagaacttctgaaaagagaagacatcgtcagatttttCAATGCACaaagactcagatggatgggacatatagaaagaagaaatccagaagccgttatcaagaaaattaccaaatggagacctgtatcaggcagaccacgaggaagacaaGACCCAAAACCAGATAGGAGAACCAGATAcacgaggaccttaagaagatgggagttacAGAATGGGTCACCACAAggaaaaacaggaacgaatggagaaaaattgtagaagatgccaagtcacacaaccaattgtacaAGAAAAATGTCAATGCGAATTGATTCACCACGACAAATGAATcagaagagcccaaagagggcggcaatcactccgctaggagtgtacatgccatgatgatgatgatgatgatgatgatgatgatgatgatgatgatgtttgtCAAGCAAATAGTTCATTTTCCAACTATTTCTTTTCTCGTATTTATTAACCATTGAAAAGAAAATTAGTTCACAAATGTAGAAAGGAACTAATAATTGCAGTTTCCCTTGCCAATTCAGAATATTCTTCTTTTCTCTTCATCCAGAAGACATGGCAGAAGGCATGCTTAAAATTCCATTTTAAACATAGTATAAACAGCCAAATctataagatttttttttatgtttatgtgTCTGGCCAATAATTAGaaagacttgtttgtgattggttgcagattcatagtcataaatttcttatttctttataagtacatacatactacaatattatttttatagatacataggtacattgtgttgcttttttttattttgtttatttaattattttcctgttttcaacgaaaacatttcgtttataaattcgcaaaagtgtgtgttattgcgttgccgctcctgcaatacacatatcagatttatcgatggattcttatgtagttttttcttctgaatccaaatctgaaaacggcatttcgatatttccaaccgttttcgagataaccaACCTCAAAGTCTacaatgtgacgtcacaatcgttttattttcttccgacacactacacgtccagctgaaatcgttgctattaagtaggctagttttttaatttagatttgttaaggttatttacatttgagtttgacacttcgtgaaaaactaaattttaaattaagtattaataaaacatcaatgacatttgatagtgaatttaattattatataaaataaat from Diabrotica virgifera virgifera chromosome 5, PGI_DIABVI_V3a includes these protein-coding regions:
- the LOC114330657 gene encoding stress-associated endoplasmic reticulum protein 2; its protein translation is MAPKQRMRLANEKAMKNVTLRGNVPKSTKQSQESSPVGPWLLALFVFVVCGSAVFQIIQSIRMA